The proteins below are encoded in one region of Bremerella sp. P1:
- a CDS encoding bestrophin family protein, with product MIVTEKDSWLGMIFAVHGTTMESIWPRVAVVFCWSILITTIAYLFPMHAYTLTMAPFTVVGLALAIFLGFRNNASYDRYWEGRKLWGRMVNVCRSFTMQINTLVDDTTGEESTDPSDEVKQQRLHMVRLIICHIHALRHRLRDTDARADLEEQLPGDQQLKHDLAQDNVPAAIADRISRQINSAWRSGRLDTYHVSLLHNCLTEMMGIQGGCERIKSTPIPFTYSVLTHRTVFIYCMALPCGLHDTVGLLTPVVVALVAYFFLGLDAVGDEIEQPFMTDDNDLPLLQLTTMIERNVLQLSGCPDEDLPDPICPVDHLLT from the coding sequence ATGATCGTTACGGAAAAAGACAGCTGGCTGGGAATGATCTTCGCCGTTCATGGAACGACGATGGAATCGATTTGGCCACGCGTTGCCGTCGTGTTTTGCTGGTCAATCCTGATCACGACCATCGCGTATCTCTTTCCCATGCATGCCTACACGCTGACTATGGCGCCTTTTACCGTGGTCGGCCTGGCCTTGGCCATTTTCCTTGGCTTTCGTAACAACGCGTCGTACGATCGCTACTGGGAAGGGCGCAAGCTGTGGGGGCGGATGGTGAATGTCTGCCGAAGCTTTACCATGCAGATCAACACGCTCGTCGACGATACGACCGGCGAAGAAAGCACCGACCCCTCGGATGAAGTCAAACAGCAACGGCTTCACATGGTACGGCTGATCATCTGCCATATCCACGCGCTGCGGCATCGCCTGCGGGATACGGACGCCCGAGCAGACCTGGAAGAACAGTTGCCTGGCGACCAGCAGCTTAAGCACGACCTTGCTCAAGACAATGTTCCGGCCGCTATCGCCGATCGAATCTCGCGTCAGATCAATTCGGCTTGGCGAAGCGGACGACTCGATACCTACCACGTCTCGCTGCTGCACAATTGTTTGACCGAAATGATGGGCATCCAGGGCGGGTGCGAACGCATCAAGAGTACGCCCATTCCGTTCACTTACAGCGTACTGACCCACCGCACGGTGTTCATTTACTGCATGGCCTTGCCGTGCGGACTGCACGATACGGTGGGCCTGCTAACGCCGGTGGTTGTCGCATTGGTTGCTTACTTCTTCCTGGGCCTGGACGCTGTCGGGGACGAAATCGAACAGCCGTTCATGACCGACGACAACGACCTGCCGCTTCTGCAGCTGACCACCATGATCGAGCGCAACGTCCTGCAACTTTCCGGTTGCCCAGACGAAGACCTGCCCGATCCGATCTGCCCGGTCGACCACTTACTGACCTAG
- a CDS encoding arylamine N-acetyltransferase family protein, with translation MMDQVASTPAHGSDDVDLNAYFQRIGYEGSREPTLAVLSDIVHAHVLTIPFENLDVLLGRPIALDAVSLQKKLVHDRRGGYCFEQNGLLLLVLEAMGYEVSPISARVKLGYPRGEITPRTHLVLRIEMDGTSWLADVGVGGLSPTAALKFELDQHQATPHETRRIVRDGDLYFHQALLTGEWEDVYQMTMEEMPLIDREVANWYTSTNPKSRFKNILMVARAAPNGVRLTMLNDEFSVRDASGKATKTPIHTQGEMLELLAEHFGIHLHENDHANLPIIRG, from the coding sequence ATGATGGATCAAGTAGCAAGCACGCCGGCACACGGTTCGGATGACGTCGACCTGAACGCCTATTTCCAGCGAATTGGATACGAGGGTTCTCGTGAACCAACGCTGGCGGTGCTCAGCGACATCGTGCATGCGCATGTCCTCACCATCCCGTTTGAGAATCTGGACGTCTTGCTGGGACGTCCGATCGCTCTGGATGCTGTTTCGCTACAGAAGAAGTTGGTGCACGATCGACGTGGCGGCTATTGTTTCGAGCAGAACGGCCTGCTGCTTCTGGTTTTGGAGGCGATGGGCTACGAGGTCTCTCCCATCAGTGCCCGGGTTAAACTCGGTTACCCACGCGGAGAGATCACTCCGCGAACTCACCTGGTGTTGCGGATCGAGATGGATGGTACTTCGTGGCTGGCCGATGTGGGCGTGGGTGGTCTCAGCCCTACCGCTGCTTTGAAGTTTGAACTCGATCAACACCAAGCGACACCTCACGAGACGCGGCGGATCGTGCGTGACGGAGACCTTTACTTCCATCAGGCCTTGCTAACCGGCGAGTGGGAGGATGTGTATCAGATGACCATGGAGGAGATGCCGCTGATCGATCGCGAGGTGGCCAATTGGTATACCTCGACCAACCCCAAGTCTCGCTTTAAGAACATCCTGATGGTCGCAAGGGCCGCGCCCAATGGCGTTCGGCTGACGATGCTCAATGATGAGTTCTCGGTCCGGGATGCCAGCGGCAAGGCGACCAAGACTCCGATTCATACCCAAGGAGAAATGCTCGAACTGTTGGCCGAGCATTTCGGAATTCACTTACATGAGAATGATCACGCCAATTTGCCGATCATCCGAGGATAG
- a CDS encoding AraC family transcriptional regulator, whose protein sequence is MGPEESSFFHYLPISDQDMEFGFYVTGGGRGTVPPNVNYPPGQHPGIYHFSWERGRELPEFQIQFISTGRGEFESTPTGPVSIEGGTLFLLFPGVWHRYRPIRAKGWTERWLSIHGEFMHRLLEQGTLSPNRAFAKLNSVEASSFLETFDRLLNRIHADPLRHTPTVCANAMELLTLALEHLPTSERPTASASAGRTNPVDDPIVNRALDIIWTRSDRPLSVNQLVASLPTTRRTLERKMMASLGHTVLDEINHCRLLRAKRLLTETSLPIKSVAYLAGFSSQERFRRLMVAEEGCPPGEYRYRERSQEHAKRS, encoded by the coding sequence ATGGGGCCCGAAGAGAGTAGCTTCTTTCATTACTTGCCCATTTCCGACCAGGACATGGAGTTTGGCTTTTATGTCACCGGTGGCGGTCGAGGGACTGTGCCGCCCAATGTGAACTATCCGCCAGGCCAGCACCCTGGGATCTATCACTTTTCCTGGGAACGCGGACGCGAGCTGCCCGAGTTTCAGATCCAGTTCATCAGCACTGGGCGTGGCGAATTTGAATCGACGCCAACCGGCCCCGTTTCGATCGAAGGAGGCACGCTTTTTCTCCTCTTCCCAGGCGTCTGGCATCGCTATCGTCCAATTCGTGCCAAAGGCTGGACCGAGCGTTGGCTATCGATCCATGGCGAGTTCATGCACCGCCTCTTGGAACAGGGAACCCTCTCACCCAACCGTGCCTTCGCGAAGTTGAACTCTGTCGAAGCGTCTTCCTTTCTGGAAACGTTTGATCGACTACTCAATCGCATTCATGCTGACCCATTGCGTCATACGCCCACCGTGTGCGCTAACGCGATGGAGTTACTGACGTTGGCCCTGGAGCATCTACCGACGTCTGAACGACCCACGGCGTCGGCTTCCGCAGGCCGCACCAATCCGGTCGATGACCCCATCGTGAATCGAGCGCTTGATATCATCTGGACGCGCAGCGACCGCCCCCTCTCGGTCAATCAACTGGTCGCCTCTCTCCCGACAACTCGCCGCACACTGGAACGCAAGATGATGGCCAGCCTGGGGCACACGGTGCTTGACGAGATCAACCATTGCCGACTGCTGCGTGCCAAACGCTTGCTCACCGAAACGAGTCTACCGATCAAGTCGGTCGCCTACCTGGCCGGCTTTAGCAGCCAGGAACGTTTCCGCCGATTGATGGTTGCCGAAGAAGGATGCCCACCAGGTGAGTACCGCTATCGCGAGCGTTCTCAGGAACACGCAAAGCGATCGTAA
- a CDS encoding DUF2625 family protein, whose translation MRSLEELLDHNDPGIERIREWIEASSVDVELLPPSAQRDQVLLDVQVTTRSTMGAIAYETGGIVVDHGWLRFLGSGHPGFTRTLPAWNENRSNGFYLIADDAVGGFFAINGGKLGDDLGNVYYWAPDDLDWEPLEIGYTDLFYQAVSGGLDDFYTDLRWTSWQPDTRQLARDRCFFFYPFLWTNEGSIEKSARNEIPISEAFALKNDLYQQLEGN comes from the coding sequence ATGCGTTCGCTGGAAGAACTGCTCGATCACAACGATCCGGGAATCGAGCGAATTCGAGAGTGGATCGAAGCGTCCTCGGTCGATGTGGAACTCCTGCCTCCGTCGGCCCAGCGGGATCAGGTCTTACTGGACGTGCAGGTGACAACCCGCAGCACCATGGGCGCTATTGCCTATGAAACGGGAGGAATCGTCGTCGACCACGGCTGGTTGCGTTTCTTAGGGTCCGGCCATCCCGGCTTCACGCGAACGCTGCCCGCTTGGAATGAAAACCGCAGCAATGGATTTTACTTGATCGCGGACGATGCCGTGGGCGGGTTCTTTGCCATCAACGGAGGCAAGCTGGGGGATGACCTGGGCAACGTCTACTACTGGGCTCCCGATGATCTCGACTGGGAGCCCCTTGAAATCGGCTATACCGACCTGTTCTATCAAGCCGTGAGCGGCGGATTGGACGACTTTTATACAGACCTGCGCTGGACATCTTGGCAGCCCGATACCCGGCAACTTGCCCGAGATCGCTGCTTTTTCTTTTATCCTTTTCTGTGGACCAACGAAGGATCGATCGAAAAGAGTGCCCGCAACGAAATCCCCATATCGGAAGCTTTTGCCCTGAAAAACGACTTATATCAGCAGCTTGAAGGGAATTAG
- a CDS encoding DUF1559 domain-containing protein — protein MNYDVIASRRSFHPRRAFTLVELLVVIAIIGVLIALLLPAVQQAREAARRMQCSNNLKQIGLALHNFHDTYGNLPPGGSRSGHGGYTWGTFILPFIEQPAVWDAILEESGNYPPDPTGKKGSIYCGCHEYGVWTTPGPESTVLDAFICPSDTLAEVRPGSDMGHQCGKANYAGSLGHGHGSDNGFFNRFISSVRSLRDVTDGLSNTIAIGEAGGGRLAGAPDGENPTYPVWAGSPKGGSGTSLTHWGPLREAWHGVPINLSNGGGPAGDPSSWDKGFGSLHPGGAMFLFGDGSVHFLAETINLDAYDNLGQMNDGDVVGNY, from the coding sequence ATGAACTACGACGTCATTGCCTCACGACGATCGTTTCATCCGCGACGTGCTTTTACCCTTGTTGAACTGTTGGTGGTGATTGCCATCATCGGCGTTCTGATTGCCCTTTTGTTGCCTGCCGTGCAACAAGCTCGCGAAGCCGCACGCCGCATGCAGTGCTCGAACAACCTGAAGCAAATCGGTTTGGCTCTCCATAACTTTCACGATACCTACGGCAACTTGCCACCAGGTGGTAGCCGATCGGGACATGGTGGATATACCTGGGGAACGTTTATCCTTCCCTTCATCGAACAACCGGCCGTTTGGGATGCTATTTTGGAAGAGTCAGGCAACTATCCTCCAGACCCAACGGGTAAGAAGGGCTCGATCTATTGCGGTTGCCACGAATACGGCGTGTGGACCACGCCTGGGCCGGAATCGACCGTGCTGGACGCGTTCATTTGTCCTTCCGATACGCTTGCTGAAGTTCGTCCCGGTTCCGACATGGGGCATCAATGCGGCAAGGCCAACTACGCTGGTAGTCTCGGTCACGGACATGGCTCCGACAACGGTTTCTTCAATCGGTTCATTTCCTCGGTTCGATCGCTGCGTGACGTGACCGATGGTTTGTCGAACACGATCGCCATTGGTGAAGCAGGTGGCGGACGTCTCGCTGGTGCTCCGGATGGTGAGAACCCAACGTACCCAGTTTGGGCTGGCAGCCCGAAGGGTGGATCGGGTACGTCACTGACGCACTGGGGACCACTTCGTGAAGCATGGCACGGCGTGCCAATCAACCTGTCCAACGGTGGTGGCCCAGCTGGGGATCCGAGTTCGTGGGACAAGGGTTTCGGTAGCTTGCATCCCGGTGGAGCCATGTTCCTGTTCGGTGACGGTTCGGTGCACTTCCTGGCCGAAACGATCAACCTGGATGCTTACGATAACCTTGGTCAGATGAACGATGGCGACGTCGTCGGTAACTACTAG
- a CDS encoding SGNH/GDSL hydrolase family protein, producing the protein MRTLPTLLFVVAIVSLSSLQTLVAQDKTDENIEWYDVTEWGLEGRILPEQERARWFDRLPASAEGKVTSAVWGLSRDSAGMMARFKTDATEFWIDYTLKDGGIAMPHMPATGVSGVDLYARDKDGQWKWVTVTKPTAQTVKTKWISGLAPDHREYAAYLPLYNGIESLKIGVKKGTQFEGLAPREKPIVFYGTSITHGACASRPGMVHTAILGRWFDHPVANLGFSGNGRMHKEVGDYLVQVDAAAYVIDCLPNMSAPDVAQRCVPLVKQLRSAKPDTPIILVEDRRNTNDWILPARHQHHTANHAALKKAYQELTDAGVRNLYYIEGDHLYGDDTEGATDASHASDLGFMRQAKIFQPVLEKALSSN; encoded by the coding sequence ATGAGAACCCTTCCGACGCTCCTTTTCGTCGTCGCTATCGTCTCGCTCAGTTCGCTTCAAACGCTCGTCGCTCAAGACAAAACCGACGAAAACATCGAGTGGTACGATGTTACCGAGTGGGGACTCGAAGGCCGCATTCTGCCTGAGCAAGAACGTGCTCGCTGGTTCGATCGCCTCCCGGCATCTGCCGAAGGTAAGGTTACGTCGGCCGTCTGGGGTCTTAGTCGAGACAGCGCCGGCATGATGGCCCGCTTCAAGACTGATGCCACCGAGTTCTGGATCGATTACACGTTGAAAGATGGTGGCATCGCCATGCCGCACATGCCAGCCACCGGCGTCAGCGGCGTCGATCTGTATGCTCGTGATAAGGACGGCCAGTGGAAATGGGTTACTGTCACCAAGCCGACTGCCCAAACGGTAAAGACCAAGTGGATCAGCGGGCTGGCCCCAGATCACCGAGAGTATGCCGCCTACCTGCCGCTGTATAACGGCATTGAGTCCTTGAAGATCGGTGTCAAGAAAGGCACCCAGTTCGAAGGCCTGGCACCACGTGAGAAGCCAATTGTGTTCTACGGGACCAGCATCACGCATGGGGCATGTGCCAGCCGACCCGGCATGGTGCACACGGCAATCCTTGGTCGTTGGTTCGATCATCCCGTCGCCAACCTGGGCTTCTCCGGCAACGGACGCATGCACAAGGAAGTGGGCGATTACCTGGTTCAGGTTGATGCGGCTGCCTACGTGATCGACTGCCTACCCAACATGAGCGCTCCGGACGTTGCCCAGCGCTGCGTGCCGCTGGTGAAACAGCTTCGCTCGGCCAAGCCTGACACGCCGATCATTCTGGTCGAAGATCGTCGCAATACCAACGATTGGATTCTGCCGGCCCGACATCAGCATCACACGGCTAACCACGCAGCACTCAAGAAGGCCTACCAAGAGCTAACAGACGCTGGTGTCAGGAACCTGTACTACATCGAAGGGGACCACCTCTACGGCGACGATACCGAAGGTGCCACCGATGCTTCGCACGCCAGCGATCTGGGCTTCATGCGACAAGCGAAGATCTTTCAGCCGGTCCTAGAAAAGGCCCTCAGCTCGAACTGA
- a CDS encoding glycosyltransferase family 2 protein, with the protein MIESPVISVVIPLPDDRGYAFDCLKGFTRQTLNVAHEVIVPTDAESASEIAWLVDEFPQVQWIYRPGLKMNALYNVGAAAAQGEYVYITESHCIPRNDCLQQVYEFIQESGLPVACSSSDGINPNVIAKYEQRIFEEDFHRWMGAKKCKIAIRGTLIERRLWEEIGGFQAEFGHFSEMLIGRQMEAVGVQIGFAKNSKVSHGNQVSLAPLSEELIAYGEDECRSCQLIPADMRIADTKEWSDRKRLQENTAWLRFRQSKEAIRQWARAFAINYLPLPSEWRYRLFCRYWQGAIRQGRLRYLASMNSQQPAIEKVSAPPVVYQKAA; encoded by the coding sequence ATGATTGAGAGTCCAGTGATTTCTGTGGTGATACCGCTGCCGGATGACCGCGGATATGCATTCGACTGTTTGAAGGGCTTCACCCGGCAAACGCTAAATGTGGCTCACGAGGTCATCGTACCGACCGATGCCGAGTCAGCCAGCGAGATCGCCTGGCTGGTCGACGAGTTTCCGCAGGTGCAATGGATTTATCGGCCTGGGCTGAAAATGAATGCCCTTTACAACGTCGGTGCTGCGGCCGCCCAGGGCGAGTATGTCTACATCACCGAGTCACACTGCATACCGCGGAATGACTGTCTGCAGCAGGTTTACGAATTCATCCAAGAGTCTGGTCTTCCGGTTGCCTGTAGCTCGAGCGACGGCATCAATCCAAACGTTATCGCCAAGTACGAACAGCGAATCTTTGAAGAAGACTTTCATCGCTGGATGGGCGCCAAGAAGTGCAAGATCGCGATCCGCGGCACGTTGATTGAACGCCGATTGTGGGAAGAGATCGGTGGCTTTCAGGCCGAGTTTGGTCACTTCTCCGAAATGCTGATTGGTCGCCAGATGGAAGCGGTCGGGGTACAGATTGGCTTCGCCAAGAATTCGAAGGTATCGCACGGTAACCAGGTGAGTTTGGCACCGCTTTCGGAAGAGTTGATCGCATACGGCGAAGATGAGTGCCGATCGTGCCAATTGATCCCAGCAGATATGCGAATTGCCGACACCAAGGAATGGTCGGACCGAAAGCGACTGCAAGAGAACACGGCCTGGCTCCGATTTCGTCAATCGAAGGAAGCGATTCGGCAGTGGGCCCGCGCGTTCGCGATTAACTATCTGCCGCTGCCGAGTGAGTGGCGGTATCGTTTGTTTTGCCGTTACTGGCAAGGCGCGATCCGACAGGGTCGGCTGCGGTACTTGGCCTCGATGAATTCACAGCAACCGGCAATCGAAAAGGTGAGTGCTCCGCCGGTTGTCTACCAGAAAGCGGCTTAA
- a CDS encoding right-handed parallel beta-helix repeat-containing protein, with the protein MPRTLLALYLIFSFCSLSLAADIYVTPDGAGEKDGTSWDSATDANALSKVVGNLKPGDTLHLGSGNYAGVTLQLNVRGTADAPITIQGVDRGSGLPKLTHTWTIENPGKGATAIQFGDKASYITLQNVRLDGYRTGIFADDTSDGEGRTHLSLHDVDVQHCRYGFYLNDCDDLLIQDCDLVRYSKHGFRLEQGCDRVTFRHCLADCSEGDTEWEKHTELLPFGFNVNSGGRPNSQIVFEDCTAKNNMMPLQKNRYKNGDGFVVEGNTQGTTFVRCRAIRNQDAGYDLKVEDVQLKDCVVLANGRQVRIWTTATIENCYFGYGGTGIWCNGGPITVKRCTFYDLSVAAMTDDRAKHKITLTSCLIANCQSTKRQTASGGGVSLEETDVIDPKEKTKSTEKPATRPIPPWDAVGQPPAPKAVPGKGYVAS; encoded by the coding sequence ATGCCGCGAACGTTACTTGCCCTGTACCTGATTTTCAGCTTTTGTTCACTTTCGCTTGCTGCCGACATCTACGTAACGCCCGATGGAGCAGGGGAGAAGGACGGAACGAGCTGGGACTCTGCCACCGACGCGAACGCACTCAGCAAGGTCGTTGGTAACTTGAAACCAGGCGATACGCTTCATCTGGGCAGCGGCAATTACGCTGGGGTGACCCTGCAGCTTAATGTTCGTGGAACGGCTGACGCACCGATTACGATCCAAGGAGTTGATCGAGGCAGTGGCCTTCCCAAGCTGACGCATACCTGGACGATCGAAAATCCCGGTAAGGGTGCCACGGCGATTCAGTTCGGCGACAAGGCTTCGTACATCACGCTTCAAAACGTGCGCCTCGACGGTTATCGCACCGGGATCTTTGCCGACGACACTAGCGATGGAGAAGGCCGCACGCACCTTTCGTTGCACGATGTCGATGTGCAGCATTGCCGGTATGGGTTTTATCTGAACGACTGCGACGATCTACTAATCCAAGACTGCGACCTGGTTCGCTACAGCAAACATGGCTTCCGCCTTGAACAGGGATGCGATCGAGTCACTTTCCGACACTGCCTGGCGGACTGCTCAGAAGGGGATACTGAGTGGGAGAAGCATACCGAGCTTCTGCCGTTCGGCTTTAACGTCAATAGCGGCGGCCGGCCTAACAGCCAAATCGTTTTCGAGGACTGTACGGCGAAAAACAACATGATGCCGCTGCAGAAGAACCGCTACAAGAACGGCGATGGGTTCGTGGTCGAAGGAAACACCCAAGGGACCACTTTCGTTCGCTGCCGAGCCATTCGCAATCAAGATGCTGGCTATGACTTGAAGGTCGAAGACGTGCAGCTAAAAGACTGTGTCGTACTGGCCAATGGTCGCCAGGTGCGGATCTGGACGACGGCTACCATCGAAAACTGCTACTTCGGCTACGGTGGCACCGGCATCTGGTGCAACGGAGGACCGATCACCGTGAAGCGGTGCACCTTCTACGACCTGAGCGTGGCGGCAATGACGGACGACCGTGCCAAGCACAAGATCACGCTTACCAGTTGCTTGATCGCAAATTGCCAATCCACCAAGCGTCAAACGGCCAGCGGCGGTGGTGTCTCCCTGGAAGAAACAGACGTCATCGATCCGAAAGAGAAAACGAAGTCGACCGAGAAGCCTGCGACGCGCCCCATTCCCCCTTGGGACGCAGTCGGTCAGCCGCCAGCTCCCAAAGCCGTACCCGGTAAGGGCTACGTGGCGAGTTAA
- a CDS encoding carboxypeptidase regulatory-like domain-containing protein: MQFVSRLLNPNASLATLAAIALCLVMGCSQNAGPELGYVEGNVTLDGKPLDGAEVQFEPSDARPSVAFTDENGHYVLQFTGTRNGATVGTHVVRILSARGSSGGEGDGPFVKARPELLPAKYHDKSTLTAEVQSGNNTIDFDLQSK, from the coding sequence ATGCAGTTTGTCTCTCGACTTCTAAATCCTAACGCGTCGCTGGCCACGTTGGCTGCGATTGCTTTGTGCCTGGTCATGGGCTGTTCGCAAAACGCTGGCCCTGAGCTTGGCTATGTCGAAGGTAACGTCACCTTGGACGGCAAACCACTCGATGGTGCCGAGGTTCAGTTTGAACCATCGGACGCACGTCCCTCGGTTGCCTTTACCGACGAAAACGGTCACTACGTGTTGCAGTTCACCGGTACGCGTAACGGCGCTACGGTTGGCACGCACGTTGTGCGGATTCTTTCGGCCCGCGGTTCAAGCGGCGGCGAAGGAGACGGCCCGTTTGTCAAAGCTCGCCCAGAGCTTCTGCCAGCTAAGTACCACGACAAGTCGACTCTCACGGCCGAGGTCCAAAGCGGAAACAACACGATCGATTTTGACCTTCAGTCGAAGTAG
- a CDS encoding cold-shock protein, with protein sequence MPEGIIKRLTDKGFGFIDTGQNKDLFFHLSNLDGVRFEELHEGQRVSYTEGQGPKGPRAENVKPV encoded by the coding sequence ATGCCGGAAGGTATCATCAAACGTCTCACCGACAAAGGCTTCGGTTTCATCGACACGGGTCAGAACAAGGACCTGTTTTTTCACCTCTCGAACTTGGACGGCGTACGCTTCGAAGAACTTCACGAAGGTCAGCGCGTCTCCTACACCGAAGGCCAAGGCCCTAAGGGTCCACGTGCCGAAAACGTGAAGCCTGTTTAG
- a CDS encoding arylsulfatase yields MIQRDIHWSFVSAIVIGLCLAASSVQAAERPNIIIMMVDDLGFSDFGCYGSEIETPNIDRLAADGLRFRNFYNTGKCHSSRVSLLTGLYCDQAGSESLNRGVTIAEVLGDAGYTTAMVGKWHLSKQPTDFGFQKYFGHLSGATNFFTGDETFRLNGKKWDDFDDDFYTTDANVKWAKTFLDESLTEHPDKPFFLYVAHNAPHYPLQAREEDFRKYEKRYTDGWDKLRAARYERQLEMGLIPKQWALSPRPDHVPDWSSLSKEDKDWESRRMAAFAGMVDRVDQTTGELVSYLKEKGVFDNTLILVCSDNGACPFDRTRGKQYDTWDPRSYWCYDTGWSHVGNTPFRLHKQNQHEGGISSPLIAHWPAGMKTKPGAITEQPAHLIDFMATCIDLGKTNYPDSWPNRELEPLQGISLTPILAGETRQPHDFLYFHFATNRAIREGKWKVVTHRASQWELYDIEKDGTELNNLADEYPKRVKELSQLWHKTAVETDHLTKKQAQPVSGKKPPLLNKNGTPAKN; encoded by the coding sequence ATGATCCAACGCGATATTCACTGGTCATTTGTGTCAGCAATTGTTATCGGCCTGTGCCTCGCTGCCAGTAGCGTCCAAGCCGCCGAGCGTCCCAACATCATCATCATGATGGTCGACGACCTGGGGTTCTCTGATTTCGGTTGCTATGGCAGTGAGATCGAAACGCCCAACATCGACCGCCTGGCCGCCGATGGGCTCCGCTTTCGCAACTTCTACAACACCGGCAAGTGCCATTCGTCGCGGGTATCGCTGCTGACCGGTCTTTACTGTGATCAAGCCGGCAGTGAGTCCCTCAACCGAGGTGTCACCATCGCCGAGGTTCTTGGCGATGCAGGTTACACCACGGCCATGGTGGGCAAATGGCATCTCAGCAAGCAGCCGACCGACTTTGGATTCCAGAAGTACTTCGGTCACCTTTCCGGGGCGACCAACTTCTTCACCGGGGACGAAACGTTTCGTCTCAATGGCAAGAAGTGGGACGACTTCGACGACGACTTCTATACCACTGATGCCAACGTAAAGTGGGCGAAGACATTCCTCGACGAGTCACTCACCGAGCATCCCGACAAGCCATTCTTCCTGTATGTCGCTCACAACGCACCGCATTATCCGCTGCAAGCTCGCGAAGAAGACTTTCGCAAGTACGAGAAGCGATACACGGACGGCTGGGACAAGCTTCGCGCTGCCCGATACGAACGACAACTTGAGATGGGACTGATCCCCAAGCAGTGGGCCTTGTCACCACGGCCTGATCATGTTCCCGATTGGTCGTCGCTGTCCAAAGAAGATAAGGATTGGGAAAGTCGCCGCATGGCTGCGTTTGCCGGTATGGTCGATCGCGTCGATCAAACCACGGGCGAGTTGGTCTCCTATCTGAAAGAGAAGGGGGTCTTCGACAATACGCTGATTCTGGTCTGCTCCGACAACGGGGCTTGTCCCTTCGACCGAACCCGCGGCAAGCAGTACGACACCTGGGATCCACGTTCCTATTGGTGCTACGACACCGGCTGGTCGCACGTCGGCAACACACCGTTTCGCCTGCACAAGCAAAACCAACACGAAGGAGGCATCTCGTCTCCATTGATCGCCCATTGGCCCGCAGGGATGAAGACGAAGCCCGGTGCGATCACCGAGCAACCGGCCCATCTGATCGACTTCATGGCCACGTGCATCGATCTCGGCAAAACCAACTACCCCGACAGCTGGCCCAATCGCGAGCTTGAGCCGCTGCAAGGGATCTCGCTTACGCCGATCCTGGCCGGCGAAACGCGCCAGCCGCATGACTTCCTCTACTTTCACTTCGCAACCAATCGAGCCATCCGCGAAGGTAAATGGAAAGTGGTCACGCACCGCGCATCGCAGTGGGAGCTTTACGACATCGAGAAGGATGGGACCGAGCTGAACAATCTCGCCGATGAGTATCCCAAACGCGTGAAAGAACTATCGCAACTCTGGCACAAGACGGCCGTCGAGACAGATCACCTGACGAAGAAACAGGCTCAACCTGTCTCAGGCAAAAAGCCGCCTCTGCTCAATAAGAACGGTACGCCAGCAAAGAACTGA